In a single window of the Heliangelus exortis chromosome 1, bHelExo1.hap1, whole genome shotgun sequence genome:
- the KCNJ8 gene encoding ATP-sensitive inward rectifier potassium channel 8, producing MLARKSIIPEEYVLARIAAENLRKPRIRDRPRKARFIAKNGACNLAHKNIREQGRFLQDIFTTLVDLKWRHTLVIFTMSFLCSWLLFAMMWWLVAFAHGDMDPSTESATNSSKWTPCVTCVRSFTSAFLFSIEVQVTIGFGGRMMTEECPLAITVLILQNIVGLIINAVMLGCIFMKTAQAHRRAETLIFSRQAVIAVRNGKLCFMFRVGDLRKSMIISASVRIQVVRKTTTPEGEVIPIHQVDIPVDNPIESNNIFLVAPLIICHVIDKRSPLYDISAADLALQDLELIVILEGVVETTGITTQARTSYIAEEILWGHRFVPIVTEEEGVYAVDYSKFGNTVKVAAPRCSARELDEKPSILIQTLQKSELSHQNSLRKRNSMRRNNSIRRSNSMRRTNPSLIVPKVQFITPEGNQSASET from the exons ATGTTGGCTCGGAAGAGTATCATCCCTGAAGAGTATGTGTTGGCACGCATTGCTGCTGAGAACCTGCGCAAGCCGCGCATCCGAGATCGGCCACGCAAAGCCCGCTTCATCGCCAAGAATGGGGCATGCAACCTGGCACACAAGAACATCCGTGAGCAGGGACGATTCCTGCAAGACATATTCACCACCTTGGTGGATCTGAAGTGGCGTCACACGCTGGTCATCTTCACTATGTCCTTCCTGTGCAGCTGGCTGCTCTTTGCCATGATGTGGTGGCTGGTGGCTTTTGCCCATGGGGACATGGATCCAAGCACAGAAAGCGCGACAAACAGCTCAAAGTGGACACCATGTGTGACATGTGTCAG GTCTTTCACCTcagctttcctcttctccatTGAAGTTCAGGTGACCATTGGTTTTGGGGGTAGGATGATGACAGAGGAATGTCCCTTAGCCATCACGGTCTTGATCCTGCAGAACATTGTGGGTCTGATCATCAACGCTGTCATGCTGGGCTGCATATTCATGAAAACTGCACAAGCTCATAGGCGGGCTGAGACCTTGATTTTCAGCCGTCAGGCAGTCATTGCAGTCCGAAATGGCAAACTTTGCTTCATGTTTCGAGTGGGAGACCTGAGGAAGAGCATGATCATTAGTGCCTCGGTGAGAATCCAGGTTGTGAGGAAGACCACGACCCCTGAAGGAGAAGTCATACCCATTCACCAAGTAGACATCCCCGTGGATAACCCCATTGAAAGCAACAATATTTTCCTTGTGGCTCCCTTAATCATTTGCCACGTAATAGACAAACGCAGCCCTCTTTACGATATCTCCGCTGCTGACCTGGCGCTCCAAGACCTGGAGCTCATTGTGATACTTGAAGGAGTCGTAGAAACAACTGGGATCACAACGCAGGCGAGAACCTCATACATAGCTGAGGAGATCCTGTGGGGTCACCGCTTTGTGCCCATTGTCACCGAAGAAGAAGGTGTGTATGCAGTTGACTACTCCAAGTTCGGCAACACCGTCAAAGTGGCAGCGCCGCGCTGCAGCGCTCGAGAGCTGGACGAGAAGCCCTCCATTCTCATCCAGACCCTGCAGAAGAGCGAGCTGTCCCACCAGAATTCCCTGAGGAAACGCAACTCCATGAGGAGGAACAACTCCATTCGCAGGAGCAACTCCATGCGCCGAACCAACCCCTCCCTCATTGTGCCCAAAGTGCAGTTTATCACCCCCGAGGGTAACCAGAGTGCCTCAGAAACGTGA